The sequence CACGTGATGATGCAACGAGTATTGCCGGTCGCACTAAAAGATCTTCTACCATTCAATGTGTGGAAAACAATTACAGATCTTTGTCTCTTTTTCAAAGATTTGACTTCACCAAACATTCAAGTTGACAATCTTCTTCAGATGCAAAAAAATATTCCTGTCATTCTCTGTAAGTTGGAAAGAATCTTCCCTCCTAGTTTCTTCGACTCTATGGAGCATCTTCCAATACACTTGGCCGATGAGGCTATGATGGCAGGCCCTGTACAGTATAGATGGATGTATCCATTTGAGAGGTACTTGGGAAAGTTGAAGAAAACAGTTAAAAACAAAGCCAAAGTTGAAGGATCAATTACAAATGCTTATCTTGTGGAAGAGGCTACAGCATTCTGTTGTTATTACTCAATCCGGGTCTAATCCATCCGGTTCTACTCCATCTGGTTCGGGTCCATCCGGTTCTACTCCATCTGGTTCGGGTCCATCCGGTTCTGGTCCTATTTTCGATAATAGGCCGCCAGTGGATGAAAACCCTAATGTGGAGGAGGAACGTGTTGCTAGTGATGGGCGGACATGGGTTTATTTCACTCGTAGGTACGTTTCACAATGTATCAGTTAACTTCAAATTGTTTTGTacattaattctaaatttaatttcaacaCTTTAAGTATTCTGAGGCCGACTGGAGCTATTCGGGCTAGGGCGACTGATAGCTTTCAAGGTATGCCACATGAAAGTGGCACCAATTGGAAGAATTTGACTGAGGGGATGAgggatttttattttgatgagtTTGAGGTACGATCATCtcatatacaatttttatattctaaacaAACAATCACaatactaatttttttcttatttgcaaTATCTTTAAATAGAAAGCATTTTGTTGGGATAAAACGCAACATACCAGGCATGTTATTAAGAAAGCGTGGGTTAAGTCAGCTCGAGTGGCGTACAAGGATTACATCAGCAATTGCAAGAAGGTCCTGTTGATACATAAGAAGAAGATTGAATATCTTCAGCCTAACATTGAGGCAGCTTGGAGGGCTTATTGGGCTTTGCCTGCTACTCAGGCAAGGTCTGCTCAGGCGTCCAGGAATCGCCGCTCAGAGCCAGGCGGTCCGGGTACAGGGATGGCTATCCATCATGGAGGGTCGCGCAGTGCTTTAGATCATGCTGAGCATCTGGTAACTTTACAacgttttatttaaaatttttatgcattactaaattgttacttatatttttaatgtGTTTTGTCAGGCTCGGGAGAGCAATATTTCTTTTGACGAGGCTACTTGGGCGACTTTTCGACGGATGCATTATAAGAATGGACAGTATACCGCTGGACGACCTGCGCAGCACGGGGTATGACGTTAATTTAGTATGTTTAAATTCCTTTGTTcgaataaattattttacaaCTATTCTAACTATTTTTGTATTGTAGTTGGAGGTCGAGAGGCGATTGGCAGAGCTTCGCCAAACACAGGAAGACGTCACGCCCGTAGATGTAGAGCGCATCTTCCGAGAGGTCGTCGCTCCTGATTCGAGGGGGCGCATCATGGGATTAGGCATGATGATGTCTAGGGCGATTACTGAGAGCGGCGATTCGTCGAGCACGCACTCCACTAGCACCTCCCAGTTTCCTTTCCCTGTTGCCTCGAGAGATGAGCTCATTACATTGAGGGAGGAGCTGAGCTCCACACAGAGGGAGCTAGAGGTCAGGAGAGCGAGCGAGGAGGCTCAGAGCAAGGCTATACAGGAGATGCAAGCCCAGATCGCCCTCCTCATGCGAGGATATCATGCACAGTCCCCCTCCGACGCCTCTGATGGGACCCACCCGGACCTCTGATTATATTATTTACTATCGTTTGTTTGATACTATACTTTGAATACTGAATTTCTAAACTTGTTGACATATTTTATGATTTGCTACTTTGTTATATTTGATGTCTTTCTACTTTGCTcatcttcatgattttgaataatttatagattgctatataattgaaaacaggaatacaaaacaaaaaaacaaaaaaacgaccgaaattttaaaaaaaaacggtcgttaagaAATGACGGAAAAAACAGGAAAAACGACctataacgaccgaaatttcggtcttTAAACAACGACCGAGttaaaaacggtcgttaattcTTTCGGAAGAGCAACGACCGTTTTAATAACGGTCGttgtttaacgaccgaaaatcaGGGCTTCGCGACCGTAATTCGGTCGTTGATCAACGACCGTTTTAAAACGGTCGTTGATCTTCTGAGATCACCAACGACCGTTTTAAAACGGTCGTTGATCAACGACCGAATTTCGGTCGCTAATCCCTGATTTTCGTCGTCCCTGGGAGCTTGGCTACGGTTTTAAAGACCGAATAAACGGTCGTTATAATTAAATTTCGGTCGTTGAAtttcaacgaccgaaaaaaaacggtcgttgaaGAGCACACGACGAACAAAATGGCGACCACagttttcggtcgttgtttcgGTCGTTAGGTCtgtaacgaccgttttttcgactttaacgaccgaaaattcggtcgttagagccgc comes from Salvia miltiorrhiza cultivar Shanhuang (shh) chromosome 3, IMPLAD_Smil_shh, whole genome shotgun sequence and encodes:
- the LOC131014333 gene encoding uncharacterized protein LOC131014333, with protein sequence MPHESGTNWKNLTEGMRDFYFDEFEKAFCWDKTQHTRHVIKKAWVKSARVAYKDYISNCKKVLLIHKKKIEYLQPNIEAAWRAYWALPATQARSAQASRNRRSEPGGPGTGMAIHHGGSRSALDHAEHLARESNISFDEATWATFRRMHYKNGQYTAGRPAQHGLEVERRLAELRQTQEDVTPVDVERIFREVVAPDSRGRIMGLGMMMSRAITESGDSSSTHSTSTSQFPFPVASRDELITLREELSSTQRELEVRRASEEAQSKAIQEMQAQIALLMRGYHAQSPSDASDGTHPDL